One Chloroflexota bacterium DNA window includes the following coding sequences:
- a CDS encoding enoyl-CoA hydratase/isomerase family protein produces the protein MAEPSAPLAVDPESLGFERVRYVKDAGTAVATVTIERPQVLNAFDFQTLRELGRAFEDASWDDGIAVVVVTGAGDHAFCTGADLDEQAAMGATSGQYWRWMGAFIEMHDRLRNIGKPTIARINGICVGGGNELQMACDLSVLVDDAYIRHVGPEHGSVPAGGATQWLPILVGDRRAREILMLCEPIHPIQALDWGLVNRVVPRADLDETVATMAANLRAKLPEALRYTKTQLNWWRDLVWSQTVTHARDWLAIHSMADETREAVAAFHEKRAPRYEEVRRLQAGAGRACASCGETGISVYAAYCPGCGAQLSDAFEAIP, from the coding sequence ATGGCTGAGCCGAGCGCCCCGCTGGCGGTCGACCCGGAGTCGCTCGGCTTCGAGCGGGTCCGCTACGTCAAGGACGCGGGAACCGCCGTGGCGACGGTGACGATCGAGCGACCCCAGGTCCTCAACGCCTTCGACTTCCAGACGCTGCGCGAGCTGGGGCGCGCCTTCGAGGACGCGTCCTGGGACGACGGCATCGCGGTTGTGGTGGTGACCGGGGCGGGGGATCATGCCTTCTGCACCGGCGCGGACCTCGACGAGCAGGCGGCCATGGGCGCTACCAGCGGCCAGTACTGGCGCTGGATGGGCGCCTTCATCGAGATGCACGATCGCCTGCGCAACATCGGCAAGCCGACAATCGCGCGCATCAATGGGATCTGCGTCGGCGGCGGCAACGAGCTGCAGATGGCGTGCGACCTGTCCGTTCTGGTCGATGATGCCTACATCCGGCACGTCGGGCCGGAGCACGGCTCCGTTCCGGCCGGCGGAGCGACGCAGTGGCTGCCGATCCTGGTGGGCGACCGTCGCGCGCGCGAGATCCTGATGTTGTGTGAGCCGATCCATCCCATCCAGGCGCTCGACTGGGGCCTCGTCAACCGTGTCGTGCCGCGCGCCGACCTGGACGAGACGGTCGCCACGATGGCGGCGAATCTCCGCGCCAAGCTGCCGGAGGCGCTGCGCTACACGAAGACCCAGCTGAACTGGTGGCGCGACCTCGTCTGGTCGCAGACGGTGACGCACGCGCGGGACTGGCTGGCCATCCACTCGATGGCCGATGAGACACGGGAGGCGGTGGCCGCCTTCCACGAGAAGCGGGCCCCGCGATACGAGGAGGTGCGACGCCTCCAAGCCGGCGCCGGGCGCGCCTGCGCCTCCTGCGGAGAGACCGGCATCTCGGTCTACGCCGCGTACTGCCCGGGCTGCGGAGCGCAGCTTTCCGATGCGTTCGAGGCGATCCCGTGA
- a CDS encoding EthD family reductase gives MVRLIALYSQPEDSAAFDVHYREVHAPIVRRYPNLVGMRLTRADGIGGRPAAFYLMAEMNFASRADLDEALASDAGRESGRDLRNFAGAGVTLFVADDADATDG, from the coding sequence GTGGTCCGCCTGATCGCCCTCTACAGCCAGCCTGAAGACTCGGCCGCATTCGACGTGCACTACCGCGAGGTGCACGCCCCGATCGTGCGCCGGTACCCCAACCTGGTCGGCATGCGACTGACCAGGGCCGATGGGATCGGCGGCCGCCCGGCCGCCTTCTACCTTATGGCTGAGATGAACTTCGCGTCGCGTGCGGATCTCGACGAGGCGCTCGCCTCCGATGCCGGGCGCGAGAGCGGTCGCGACCTGCGCAACTTCGCTGGAGCCGGGGTCACGCTCTTCGTGGCGGATGACGCGGATGCGACCGATGGCTGA
- a CDS encoding ferredoxin family protein has product MTYVIAEPCIGVKDASCVDVCPVDCIHTSDEAPLFYIDPDECIDCGACEPECPVTAIFAEDAVPEQWTNFTQINADFFKK; this is encoded by the coding sequence ATGACGTACGTGATCGCGGAGCCGTGCATCGGCGTCAAGGACGCCTCCTGCGTGGACGTCTGCCCGGTCGACTGCATCCATACCAGCGACGAGGCGCCGCTCTTCTACATCGATCCCGATGAGTGCATCGACTGCGGTGCGTGCGAGCCTGAATGCCCGGTGACCGCGATCTTCGCCGAGGACGCGGTGCCGGAGCAGTGGACCAACTTTACCCAGATCAACGCTGACTTCTTCAAGAAGTAG
- a CDS encoding adenosine deaminase: MAPIALDHATIRRAPKVLLHEHLDGGLRPSTLIELADELGYTALPTHDAVELAGWFKPAAGEGGRSLVRYLEAFDHTVAVMQTAAAIERVAAEEVEDLAADGVVYAEVRFAPEQHLREGLSLDEVVEAAAAGVRRASTGRPIVVGLLLSAMRQAARSVEIAELAVRHRDRGVLGFDVAGPEAGYPPTRYLDAFQLIAHENFHFTIHAGEAFGLPSIWEALQFCGAERLGHGVRIVDDIATQPDGRVAIGRLAAYVRDRRIPLEMCPTSNVDTGAVARLEDHPIDLLKRLRFRVTLNTDNRLMSQISLSDEFASMVATFGWDLADMEWVTLNAIKSAFLPFDGRLRIINEQVKPGYARLRAEASSAEIGVA, from the coding sequence ATGGCACCCATCGCCCTCGACCATGCGACCATCCGCCGCGCTCCCAAGGTTCTGCTGCACGAGCACCTGGACGGGGGCCTTCGGCCGTCCACCCTGATCGAGCTGGCAGACGAACTCGGGTACACCGCGCTGCCGACACACGATGCCGTTGAGCTGGCCGGCTGGTTCAAGCCGGCCGCAGGCGAGGGAGGGCGGTCGCTGGTGCGCTACCTGGAGGCGTTCGACCATACCGTCGCCGTCATGCAGACCGCGGCCGCCATCGAACGCGTGGCGGCCGAGGAGGTCGAGGATCTCGCGGCCGACGGGGTCGTGTATGCCGAGGTTCGGTTCGCGCCGGAGCAGCACCTCCGTGAGGGCCTGTCGCTCGACGAGGTGGTGGAGGCGGCGGCCGCGGGCGTGCGGCGCGCGTCCACCGGGCGGCCGATCGTGGTGGGTCTGCTGCTGAGCGCGATGCGCCAGGCAGCGCGCTCGGTCGAGATTGCGGAGCTTGCGGTTCGTCATCGGGACCGCGGGGTCCTGGGCTTCGACGTGGCCGGGCCGGAGGCGGGCTACCCGCCCACCCGCTACCTCGACGCCTTTCAGCTGATCGCCCACGAGAACTTCCACTTCACCATCCATGCCGGGGAGGCCTTCGGGCTGCCATCGATCTGGGAGGCGCTCCAGTTCTGCGGCGCCGAGCGCCTGGGGCACGGGGTACGGATCGTCGACGACATCGCGACGCAACCCGACGGCCGGGTCGCCATCGGGCGCCTGGCCGCCTATGTCCGCGATCGGCGCATCCCGCTCGAGATGTGCCCGACCTCGAACGTCGATACCGGGGCCGTCGCCCGGCTCGAGGACCACCCGATCGACCTGCTCAAGCGCCTCCGCTTCCGCGTCACCCTGAACACGGACAATCGGCTGATGAGCCAGATCAGCCTGTCGGACGAGTTCGCCAGCATGGTCGCCACCTTCGGCTGGGACCTGGCCGACATGGAGTGGGTTACGCTCAACGCCATCAAGAGCGCCTTCCTGCCGTTCGACGGGCGGCTGAGAATCATCAACGAACAGGTGAAGCCCGGCTATGCCCGCCTGCGGGCCGAGGCGTCGTCAGCGGAGATCGGGGTGGCCTAG
- a CDS encoding dihydrodipicolinate synthase family protein: MPERPPLIVAAATPLGPGGDALDEAAIWPMVRFLEDRGADGVFACGTTGEGILLSTEERRRAAGVFRAAVRGRLIVHCGAQTTAETVLLAAHAGEIAADAVAVIPPPYFPLDDDALTAHLLAAAEACAPLPFYIYAFAARSGYPVPLEVVARVRDGARNLAGLKVSESPFLKVEPYLDLGLPVYIGSEPLIPAAMARGALGAVSGLAAAFPEVVRDALDAPDTIAESRLRTLRSAMETHPFIASVKHVLRRRGVPIHPDLRAPLRALTAAEGAALDSVLGELDPDFPLDEG; the protein is encoded by the coding sequence ATGCCCGAACGCCCGCCGCTCATCGTCGCTGCCGCGACGCCGCTGGGCCCCGGTGGCGATGCGCTCGACGAGGCCGCGATCTGGCCGATGGTGCGCTTCCTGGAGGATCGCGGCGCCGACGGGGTCTTTGCCTGCGGCACCACCGGCGAGGGGATCCTGCTCAGCACCGAGGAACGCAGGCGGGCGGCGGGCGTATTCCGCGCGGCGGTTCGTGGGCGACTGATCGTGCACTGCGGAGCGCAGACGACCGCGGAGACGGTCTTGCTGGCCGCCCACGCGGGCGAGATCGCGGCCGATGCGGTCGCGGTGATCCCGCCTCCGTACTTCCCGCTCGATGACGATGCGCTGACGGCGCATCTGCTGGCTGCCGCCGAGGCCTGCGCCCCGCTCCCCTTCTACATCTATGCCTTCGCCGCTCGCAGCGGGTATCCGGTCCCGCTCGAGGTGGTGGCCCGCGTCCGCGACGGTGCCAGGAACCTGGCAGGCCTCAAGGTCAGCGAGTCCCCCTTCCTGAAGGTCGAGCCGTATCTCGACCTCGGATTGCCGGTCTACATCGGCTCCGAGCCGCTCATCCCGGCCGCCATGGCTCGTGGCGCGCTGGGCGCGGTGTCAGGCCTGGCCGCGGCGTTCCCCGAGGTCGTTCGTGACGCGCTTGACGCGCCCGACACGATCGCCGAGTCACGCCTGCGCACCCTGCGCTCCGCCATGGAGACGCACCCCTTCATCGCCTCGGTGAAACACGTTCTCCGACGTCGAGGGGTCCCCATCCACCCGGACCTGCGAGCGCCGCTGCGCGCGCTGACCGCGGCCGAGGGCGCCGCCCTGGACTCGGTGCTCGGCGAGCTGGACCCAGATTTCCCGCTCGACGAGGGCTAG
- a CDS encoding 2-oxoacid:acceptor oxidoreductase family protein — protein MTTRIALDGVGGQGVRLIAGVLGALLARMGKQVTVLFDYDSSVRGSMSDAFVIFDDEPIANPVVEEADILLKLADRGHLRISGRKVVTDLGLGRPGDEQIPFATLGSEHFGRELFGNMIALGRLLRLAAIEFDEPSIRESLPHRFVEENVAAIRFGYELTAEEIARLAAAAPPSRFEMNDAATAPHHRRTGVGTGGAMDIGGVGESG, from the coding sequence GTGACGACGCGGATCGCGCTTGACGGGGTCGGTGGCCAGGGGGTGCGACTGATTGCCGGCGTCCTCGGCGCGCTGCTGGCGCGGATGGGCAAACAGGTCACCGTCCTCTTCGATTACGACTCGAGCGTGCGCGGCAGCATGTCCGACGCATTCGTCATCTTCGACGACGAGCCGATCGCCAACCCCGTGGTCGAAGAGGCCGACATCCTGCTGAAGCTCGCCGATAGAGGGCATCTGCGCATCAGCGGGCGCAAGGTCGTGACCGATCTCGGCCTCGGCCGCCCGGGCGACGAGCAGATCCCCTTCGCGACCCTGGGCAGCGAGCATTTCGGCAGGGAGCTGTTCGGCAACATGATCGCGCTGGGCCGCCTGCTGCGACTGGCCGCAATCGAGTTCGACGAGCCCTCGATCCGCGAGTCGCTGCCACATCGCTTTGTCGAGGAGAACGTGGCCGCGATCCGCTTCGGGTACGAGCTGACGGCCGAGGAGATCGCACGGCTGGCCGCTGCGGCCCCGCCGAGCCGGTTCGAGATGAACGACGCGGCCACCGCGCCGCACCACCGTCGAACGGGGGTGGGAACCGGAGGCGCGATGGATATCGGCGGAGTGGGGGAGTCGGGCTAG
- a CDS encoding thiamine pyrophosphate-dependent enzyme, whose amino-acid sequence MPEAPFAELDFKRHLKVDLFPTIWCPGCGIGTIMIELAMVLDEMGMDETNTILVTGIGCTGRMGSYMKFESVYTLHGRTLPVAEAIKAVRPEMHVVVVAGDGDTASIGGNHLIHAIRRNAPLTVLCNNNEIYGLTGGQTGPTTPTGTKTLSSPAGNPNTPINLQGLVRSSPQALYAKTTVYHQLHMRNVIREAIEHPGFSFVDITSQCIENNGRRIGFASANDMLNFYRKTYKRAAKDAEHLNPFEIGILSPRPADAGSTNGNGAGTTSTPERPAALPQQPAGPMASATESPGATGATGAATPATDDEKARRRAESQERAAVMAQLSAEVKLAVAKKELTLTDALTQAGIPIPEWLRTGASAPSGAPVAPGEVQISATGQDPHTEEQPTELDAQKAEAAVEERNLIGGTVGSDTQPAAPHTAHDAAPPSMPADPKESKRAVAQRKLALMQRLPSDVKLRVAKGEMTLADALRAAGIDPDAIT is encoded by the coding sequence ATGCCGGAGGCACCCTTCGCCGAGCTCGACTTCAAGCGGCACCTGAAGGTCGACCTGTTCCCGACCATCTGGTGCCCAGGCTGCGGGATCGGCACCATCATGATCGAGCTAGCCATGGTCCTCGACGAGATGGGGATGGACGAGACGAACACGATCCTGGTCACCGGGATCGGCTGCACCGGCAGGATGGGCAGCTACATGAAGTTCGAGAGCGTCTACACGCTCCACGGCCGCACCCTGCCGGTGGCCGAGGCGATCAAGGCCGTTCGCCCCGAGATGCACGTCGTGGTGGTGGCGGGGGACGGCGACACAGCCAGCATCGGCGGCAATCACCTGATCCACGCCATTCGCCGCAATGCGCCGTTGACGGTGCTCTGCAACAACAACGAGATCTATGGCCTGACCGGGGGGCAGACCGGGCCGACCACCCCGACCGGCACCAAGACCCTCTCCTCCCCCGCCGGCAACCCGAATACGCCGATCAACCTGCAGGGCCTGGTCCGCTCCTCGCCGCAGGCGTTGTACGCCAAGACGACCGTCTACCACCAGCTCCACATGCGGAATGTCATCCGCGAGGCGATCGAGCACCCCGGCTTCAGCTTCGTGGACATCACCAGCCAGTGCATCGAGAACAACGGGCGACGCATCGGCTTTGCCAGCGCCAATGACATGCTCAACTTCTACCGCAAGACCTACAAGCGCGCGGCCAAGGACGCTGAGCACCTCAATCCATTCGAGATCGGGATCCTCTCCCCGCGGCCGGCCGATGCGGGCAGCACGAATGGGAACGGCGCGGGAACCACCAGCACGCCGGAGCGACCGGCAGCTCTGCCGCAACAGCCGGCGGGACCGATGGCGTCCGCCACCGAGTCGCCCGGTGCGACGGGGGCCACCGGGGCCGCGACGCCCGCGACGGACGACGAGAAGGCCCGGCGCAGGGCGGAATCCCAGGAGCGGGCGGCGGTCATGGCTCAGCTCTCGGCCGAGGTCAAGCTCGCCGTGGCGAAGAAGGAGCTGACCCTGACCGATGCGCTGACGCAGGCGGGGATCCCGATCCCCGAGTGGCTGCGGACCGGCGCCAGCGCCCCGTCCGGTGCTCCGGTGGCACCCGGCGAAGTGCAGATCAGCGCCACCGGCCAGGACCCGCACACGGAAGAGCAGCCAACTGAGCTCGATGCCCAGAAGGCGGAGGCGGCGGTCGAAGAGCGCAACCTGATCGGCGGGACGGTTGGTAGCGACACGCAGCCAGCCGCGCCGCACACTGCGCACGATGCCGCGCCTCCCTCCATGCCCGCCGATCCGAAGGAGTCCAAGCGGGCGGTGGCCCAGCGCAAGCTGGCGCTGATGCAGCGCCTCCCCTCTGACGTGAAGCTGCGGGTGGCCAAGGGGGAGATGACCCTTGCCGATGCGCTGCGCGCGGCCGGCATCGACCCCGACGCGATCACGTGA
- a CDS encoding 2-oxoacid:acceptor oxidoreductase subunit alpha gives MRKLTQGNEAVFRGALAAGASYYAGYPISPSTEILNVASGWAAEHAEFHFLQAEDEIASANAIIGASLAGAKAFTATSGPGFSLMQEAVGYAQKVGVPCVFVDVQRVGPATGMPTMPGQGDIMQVRYGSTGDYTPLAFYPNGVEEAFRVTVQAFNAAEESLSPVVILSDTFVAHLNEVVDLDEVAASIEIVPRSLVPLGEHEPGKPRFFAGVVMYEQGPNAGEPATADADEYLRQYYDAKHRHTEVAERYALYEHGWNRDAKVLIVCYGIVSRVASPLSTEHALFRPIRIHPMLTDELRAIAERYEQIVCIEANDGQYADMVELALRREVKRVPLLGGRISLEAVCDGLDRVLGGGPSEPPIPAAPMEAVERSPLGIG, from the coding sequence ATGCGGAAGCTGACCCAGGGCAACGAGGCCGTCTTCCGCGGAGCGCTCGCCGCGGGGGCGTCGTACTACGCCGGCTACCCGATCTCCCCGTCGACGGAGATCCTCAACGTCGCCTCCGGCTGGGCAGCCGAACATGCGGAGTTCCACTTCCTGCAGGCGGAGGATGAGATCGCCAGCGCCAACGCCATCATCGGCGCAAGCCTGGCCGGCGCGAAGGCGTTCACCGCCACCAGCGGGCCGGGCTTCAGCCTGATGCAGGAGGCGGTCGGCTACGCCCAGAAGGTCGGCGTGCCATGCGTCTTCGTCGACGTCCAGCGAGTCGGCCCCGCGACGGGGATGCCGACGATGCCCGGCCAGGGCGACATCATGCAGGTCCGCTACGGGAGCACCGGCGACTACACCCCGCTCGCCTTCTATCCCAATGGGGTCGAGGAGGCATTCCGCGTCACCGTGCAGGCCTTCAACGCCGCCGAGGAGTCGCTCTCGCCGGTCGTCATCCTGTCGGACACGTTCGTGGCGCACCTCAACGAGGTGGTCGACCTGGACGAGGTGGCGGCCAGCATCGAGATCGTGCCGCGCAGCCTCGTGCCGTTGGGGGAGCACGAGCCGGGCAAGCCGCGCTTCTTCGCGGGTGTGGTCATGTACGAGCAGGGGCCGAACGCCGGCGAGCCCGCCACCGCCGACGCCGATGAGTACCTGCGCCAGTACTACGACGCCAAGCATCGGCACACCGAGGTGGCTGAGCGATACGCGCTCTACGAGCACGGCTGGAATCGCGACGCCAAGGTACTCATCGTCTGCTACGGGATCGTCAGCCGGGTCGCATCGCCGCTCTCGACCGAGCACGCCCTCTTCCGCCCGATCCGGATCCACCCGATGCTGACCGATGAGCTGCGCGCCATCGCGGAGCGCTACGAGCAGATCGTGTGCATCGAGGCCAACGACGGCCAATACGCCGACATGGTCGAGCTGGCCTTGCGTCGCGAGGTGAAGCGCGTCCCGCTGCTGGGCGGGCGGATCAGCCTGGAGGCGGTGTGCGACGGGCTCGACCGCGTGCTCGGCGGCGGTCCCTCGGAGCCACCCATCCCGGCCGCTCCCATGGAGGCGGTCGAGCGCTCGCCGCTGGGGATCGGCTGA